One stretch of Amycolatopsis tolypomycina DNA includes these proteins:
- a CDS encoding lysozyme: MSTSRRGRLFAALVVPATLLLLGSTAQAATLSPEVDPVAAINADIAQHNHDLGSQIRRVEGDKSTPDTQRAAQQPQPGQAIPGQVLATVAGMDVASYQGNVDWAYWWNQGKRFVWTKATESTSYTNPYFAQQYNGSYNQGFIRGAYHFATPNTSSGAAQARYFVAHGGGWSKDGRTLPGALDMEYNPYGATCYGLSKAGMTSWILDFHDTYKSLTGRWPVIYTSTSWWSSCVSGDFSSTAPLWVARYSSSVGTLPYNWGFYTVWQYTSSPLDQDTFNGAYDRLQALANG; the protein is encoded by the coding sequence ATGTCCACATCCCGAAGAGGGCGGCTGTTCGCTGCCCTGGTCGTCCCGGCCACGCTGCTCCTGCTCGGCAGCACGGCCCAGGCGGCGACCTTGTCCCCCGAAGTCGACCCCGTGGCCGCGATCAACGCGGACATCGCACAGCACAACCACGATCTGGGGTCGCAGATCCGGCGCGTCGAAGGCGACAAGTCGACGCCGGACACGCAGCGGGCGGCGCAGCAGCCGCAGCCCGGCCAGGCCATCCCCGGCCAGGTGCTGGCCACGGTGGCCGGCATGGACGTCGCCAGCTACCAGGGCAACGTCGACTGGGCGTACTGGTGGAACCAGGGCAAGCGGTTCGTCTGGACCAAGGCCACGGAGAGCACCAGCTACACGAACCCGTACTTCGCGCAGCAGTACAACGGCTCCTACAACCAGGGCTTCATCCGCGGCGCCTACCACTTCGCCACCCCGAACACCTCGAGCGGCGCGGCGCAGGCGCGGTACTTCGTCGCCCACGGCGGCGGCTGGTCGAAGGACGGCAGGACGCTGCCGGGCGCGCTCGACATGGAGTACAACCCGTACGGCGCGACCTGCTACGGGCTGAGCAAGGCGGGGATGACGTCGTGGATCCTCGACTTCCACGACACGTACAAGTCCCTGACCGGGCGCTGGCCGGTCATCTACACGTCGACGAGCTGGTGGAGCAGCTGCGTGAGCGGTGACTTCTCCAGCACGGCCCCGCTGTGGGTCGCGCGGTACTCGTCGTCGGTCGGCACCCTGCCCTACAACTGGGGCTTCTACACCGTCTGGCAGTACACCTCGAGCCCGCTCGACCAGGACACCTTCAACGGTGCCTACGACCGGCTCCAGGCGCTCGCCAACGGCTGA